From the genome of Aquila chrysaetos chrysaetos chromosome 12, bAquChr1.4, whole genome shotgun sequence, one region includes:
- the BORCS8 gene encoding BLOC-1-related complex subunit 8 isoform X3, with the protein MEEPEMQLKVKKVTDKFTESMYVLANEPSVALYRLQEHVRRSLPELAQHKSDMQSWEEQSQGAIYTVEYACSAIKNMTDSSVYFKSIDSLLKHAIAMKDQLNAAQGRSTVAPQAKNPPASS; encoded by the exons ATGGAGGAGCCCGAGATGCAGCTGAAGGTGAAGAAAG TTACAGACAAATTCACAGAGAGCATGTACGTCCTGGCCAACGAGCCCTCCGTGGCACTGTACCGGCTGCAGGAGCACGTGCGGAGATCCCTTCCAGAGCTTGCACAGCACAAG tccgacatgcagagctgggaggagcAAAGCCAAGGAGCCATCTACACAGTGGAGTATGCCTGCAG tgCCATAAAGAACATGACTGATAGCAGTGTGTACTTCAAGAGCATTGACAGCCTGCTCAAACATGCCATAGCCATGAAGGATCAGCTGAATGCTGCTCAGGGCCGCAG caCTGTTGCCCCACAAGCCAAGAATCCTCCAGCCAGTTCCTGA
- the BORCS8 gene encoding BLOC-1-related complex subunit 8 isoform X1 — protein MEEPEMQLKGLWNYSCQDRQTAAVSVPVTDKFTESMYVLANEPSVALYRLQEHVRRSLPELAQHKSDMQSWEEQSQGAIYTVEYACSAIKNMTDSSVYFKSIDSLLKHAIAMKDQLNAAQGRSTVAPQAKNPPASS, from the exons ATGGAGGAGCCCGAGATGCAGCTGAAG GGTCTGTGGAATTACTCGTgtcaggacagacagacagcagccGTGTCTGTCCCAG TTACAGACAAATTCACAGAGAGCATGTACGTCCTGGCCAACGAGCCCTCCGTGGCACTGTACCGGCTGCAGGAGCACGTGCGGAGATCCCTTCCAGAGCTTGCACAGCACAAG tccgacatgcagagctgggaggagcAAAGCCAAGGAGCCATCTACACAGTGGAGTATGCCTGCAG tgCCATAAAGAACATGACTGATAGCAGTGTGTACTTCAAGAGCATTGACAGCCTGCTCAAACATGCCATAGCCATGAAGGATCAGCTGAATGCTGCTCAGGGCCGCAG caCTGTTGCCCCACAAGCCAAGAATCCTCCAGCCAGTTCCTGA
- the BORCS8 gene encoding BLOC-1-related complex subunit 8 isoform X2 yields MEEPEMQLKDRQTAAVSVPVTDKFTESMYVLANEPSVALYRLQEHVRRSLPELAQHKSDMQSWEEQSQGAIYTVEYACSAIKNMTDSSVYFKSIDSLLKHAIAMKDQLNAAQGRSTVAPQAKNPPASS; encoded by the exons ATGGAGGAGCCCGAGATGCAGCTGAAG gacagacagacagcagccGTGTCTGTCCCAG TTACAGACAAATTCACAGAGAGCATGTACGTCCTGGCCAACGAGCCCTCCGTGGCACTGTACCGGCTGCAGGAGCACGTGCGGAGATCCCTTCCAGAGCTTGCACAGCACAAG tccgacatgcagagctgggaggagcAAAGCCAAGGAGCCATCTACACAGTGGAGTATGCCTGCAG tgCCATAAAGAACATGACTGATAGCAGTGTGTACTTCAAGAGCATTGACAGCCTGCTCAAACATGCCATAGCCATGAAGGATCAGCTGAATGCTGCTCAGGGCCGCAG caCTGTTGCCCCACAAGCCAAGAATCCTCCAGCCAGTTCCTGA
- the BORCS8 gene encoding BLOC-1-related complex subunit 8 isoform X4: MEEPEMQLKGLWNYSCQDRQTAAVSVPVTDKFTESMYVLANEPSVALYRLQEHVRRSLPELAQHKSDMQSWEEQSQGAIYTVEYACRYKRLLQAGGLCSQAEVLW, from the exons ATGGAGGAGCCCGAGATGCAGCTGAAG GGTCTGTGGAATTACTCGTgtcaggacagacagacagcagccGTGTCTGTCCCAG TTACAGACAAATTCACAGAGAGCATGTACGTCCTGGCCAACGAGCCCTCCGTGGCACTGTACCGGCTGCAGGAGCACGTGCGGAGATCCCTTCCAGAGCTTGCACAGCACAAG tccgacatgcagagctgggaggagcAAAGCCAAGGAGCCATCTACACAGTGGAGTATGCCTGCAGGTACAAGAGACTCCTCCAAGCAGGAGGGTTGTGTTCGCAGGCGGAGGTGTTGTGGTAG
- the BORCS8 gene encoding BLOC-1-related complex subunit 8 isoform X5 has protein sequence MYVLANEPSVALYRLQEHVRRSLPELAQHKSDMQSWEEQSQGAIYTVEYACSAIKNMTDSSVYFKSIDSLLKHAIAMKDQLNAAQGRSTVAPQAKNPPASS, from the exons ATGTACGTCCTGGCCAACGAGCCCTCCGTGGCACTGTACCGGCTGCAGGAGCACGTGCGGAGATCCCTTCCAGAGCTTGCACAGCACAAG tccgacatgcagagctgggaggagcAAAGCCAAGGAGCCATCTACACAGTGGAGTATGCCTGCAG tgCCATAAAGAACATGACTGATAGCAGTGTGTACTTCAAGAGCATTGACAGCCTGCTCAAACATGCCATAGCCATGAAGGATCAGCTGAATGCTGCTCAGGGCCGCAG caCTGTTGCCCCACAAGCCAAGAATCCTCCAGCCAGTTCCTGA
- the TMEM221 gene encoding transmembrane protein 221, protein MPAAYPQRALTVLLLFGTLAAAMALLASSLIFQLPSGRAGPGTGVGPGTGRGALPEPAAAVLLPVSAVLAALCLVLNVSCLLLCLLHGYFSTELCRGQPGPDRADWFLLDSRTVRHAAIGLFCCGVSVYLTALAIYMLLLFELEAGIASACILSSGIIVLLITVTHALVRASQVSRRTCSEVSHTLYENDSAQHGESSTSDLNNKNVATPRPRPEIHREFSFPPFLERKSQLGSPASSNLTSSGSPGLRSEKESYNLPRTHRTLSAESGLLQAQSKPWNGVTQEMRNVLSRKPGASGKDSTLV, encoded by the exons ATGCCCGCCGCCTACCCGCAACGGGCCCTGACGGTACTGCTGCTCTTCGGTACGTTGGCCGCCGCCATGGCCCTGCTCGCCTCCAGCCTCATCTTCCAGTTGCCGTCGGGGCGGGCCGGTCCCGGTACCGGTGTCGGTCCCGGTACCGGTCGAGGGGCTCTGCCGGAGCCGGCGGCCGCCGTGTTACTGCCGGTATCGGCCGTGCTGGCCGCTCTCTGCCTGGTGCTCAACGtgagctgcctcctcctctgcctcctccacgGCTACTTCAGCACCGAGCTGTGCCGGGGGCAACCGGGGCCCGACCG GGCAGACTGGTTCCTTCTGGACAGCCGGACGGTTCGCCACGCTGCCATCGGCTTGTTCTGCTGCGGGGTCTCAGTCTACCTAACAG ctctCGCCATctacatgctgctgctgtttgaacTGGAGGCCGGCATTGCCAGCGCTTGTATTCTCTCCTCCGGCATCATCGTCCTGCTGATCACGGTGACGCACGCCTTGGTACGGGCTTCCCAGGTTTCACGCCGCACCTGCTCCGAGGTCTCTCACACCCTGTACGAGAACGACTCTGCCCAGCACGGCGAATCCTCCACCAGCGATCTGAACAACAAAAACGTGGCtacgccccggccccggcccgaGATCCACCGGgaattttccttccctcctttcctagAGCGCAAATCCCAGCTGGGctctccagccagcagcaaccTCACCTCCTCGGGTAGCCCTGGGCTTCGCTCCGAGAAGGAGAGCTACAACCTGCCCCGAACGCACAGGACGCTGTCGGCAGAGTCAGgcctgctgcaggcacagagcAAGCCCTGGAACGGCGTCACGCAGGAGATGAGGAACGTGCTGTCACGCAAACCTGGAGCCTCGGGCAAGGACTCGACTCTGGTGTGA
- the LOC115349606 gene encoding uncharacterized protein LOC115349606 isoform X2 has product MRGAAAPGARLGPGLLRRGGEEKPGTPPPPRPLGAGTVLVLPQPGARSRSVLRRVNGSGEHPDCKVHSCPQIGVWSPDSTSPPLSGGRGTSTNRETKPHRLRSPERRSPAPSRSSATSSPLPCWACRSGSGCTRRQQSETTHLFGPRNRAAVPTALLPPCVPGPTHDTKVRGVPRPPRLPPRKKPTIPW; this is encoded by the exons atgagGGGGGCGGCAGCCCCCGGTGCCCGGCTCGGGCCCGGTTTGCTGCGACGGGGAGGCGAGGAGAAGCCGggtaccccccccccgccccgtcccctcGGGGCCGGGACCGTGCTCGTTCTCCCCCAGCCCGGGGCTCGTTCCCGTTCCGTTCTAAGGCGTGTAAACGGCTCCGG GGAGCACCCTGACTGCAAGGTCCACAGCTGTCCCCAAATCGGGGTGTGGAGTCCCGACAGCACATCCCCCCCCCTTAGCGGAGGGAGAGGTACCAGCACCAACCGGGAGACAAAGCCCCACCGACTCCGCAGTCCCGAGCGCCGGAGCCCAGCACCCTCCCGGAGCAGCGCAACCTCCTCCCCCCTGCCATGCTGGGCCTGCAG GTCAGGAAGTGGCTGTACGAGGAGACAGCAAAGCGAAACCACCCACCTCTTCGGGCCAC GAAATCGTGCTGCCGTTCCCACGGCCCTGCTGCCACCCTGTGTCCCGGGGCCCACGCACGACACCAAGGTACGGGGGGTGCCGAGACcaccccggctccccccccgGAAAAAGCCAACGATTCCCTGgtga
- the LOC115349606 gene encoding nascent polypeptide-associated complex subunit alpha, muscle-specific form-like isoform X1, with the protein MTWGCSPTVLGRGQSSPPKKKLTRLPFPWQGSTLTARSTAVPKSGCGVPTAHPPPLAEGEVPAPTGRQSPTDSAVPSAGAQHPPGAAQPPPPCHAGPAGQEVAVRGDSKAKPPTSSGHVSQQWEGRGVGGPCIPPHLQGASTHRSPSLSCDTPHKLPLLLQSPSTGHPKTPLECPGATAARRRAMDGIKTLPMGPLHPASPPQIGCRPGPARSPPSPRHGRGARAELGSWRGWELCAPAPRGRQHPGSPPRAWPIAPPIAGLYPRGAGWGPASPLLPRCPSLSRFPLSSTLPFTILLSLLYLADQN; encoded by the exons ATGACTTGGGGTTGCTCGCCCACGGTTCTGGGGAGGGGACAGTcgtccccccccaaaaaaaaactAACCCGTCTGCCTTTCCCCTGGCAAGGGAGCACCCTGACTGCAAGGTCCACAGCTGTCCCCAAATCGGGGTGTGGAGTCCCGACAGCACATCCCCCCCCCTTAGCGGAGGGAGAGGTACCAGCACCAACCGGGAGACAAAGCCCCACCGACTCCGCAGTCCCGAGCGCCGGAGCCCAGCACCCTCCCGGAGCAGCGCAACCTCCTCCCCCCTGCCATGCTGGGCCTGCAG GTCAGGAAGTGGCTGTACGAGGAGACAGCAAAGCGAAACCACCCACCTCTTCGGGCCACGTGAGCCAGCAGTGGGAAGGGCGAGGGGTCGGGGGACCCTGCATCCCACCCCACTTGCAGGGTGCCAGCACCCATCGCAGCCCATCTCTGAGCTGTGACACCCCCCACAAGCTGCCGCTCCTTTTGCAGTCGCCCAGCACCGGTCACCCCAAAACCCCTCTGGAATGCCCCGGTGCCACCGCAGCCCGGCGCAGAGCCATGGATGGCATTAAAACGCTTCCAATGGGACCCTTGCACCCAGCCTCTCCACCCCAAATTGGGTGCAGACCTGGCCCAGCTCGGTCCCCGCCGTCCCCAAGACATGGCCGCGGGGCAAGAGCCGAACTGGGAAGCTGGCGGGGCTGGGAGCTCTGTGCTCCAGCTCCCCGGGGACGGCAGCACCCCGGGAGCCCCCCCCGAGCGTGGCCAATAGCCCCCCCCATTGCAGGGCTGTACCCCAggggtgcaggctggggacCGGCCAGCCCTTTGCTCCCCCGATGCCCCAGTTTGTCCCGCTTCCCCCTCTCAAGCACGTTGCCATTTACCATCTTGCTCAGCTTGCTATATTTAGCTGatcaaaactaa
- the MEF2B gene encoding myocyte-specific enhancer factor 2B isoform X2, translating to MGRKKIQISRILDQRNRQVTFTKRKFGLMKKAYELSVLCDCEIALIIFNSTNRLFQYASTDMDKVLLKYTEYSEPHESRTNSDILETLKRKGLGLESHELELDEGSDPGEKARRLSEGMDLSVARPRFYSPAPPPEAAYGSSPPAADASLGSTSGSPQGQGRPPAFKPAAPKPPGRSPGPLPQGIGYPLFPAGTLNRALATKTPPPLYLGAEGRRGEAHGGLASGRSGGSTARPLYPTLQTLSPVLTPGSSGVPSHGLTGFPFLAPAQAEFGAGETPLPPGFLQPGPTAWQHPRDMAALGVSSRMVSTEEPAPAPSTSPQHQAISIKSERVSPGLGCPSGTPQPPLASLASLSEASRGSGDLQPRDDYAKGYPYPLGPPRPLAEEQRAPIPTRRAQAMDAWQR from the exons ATGGGCcggaaaaaaatacagatcagCCGAATACTGGATCAGCGGAACCGGCAG gtgACCTTCACCAAGCGGAAATTCGGGCTGATGAAGAAGGCGTACGAGCTGAGCGTCCTGTGCGACTGCGAGATCGCCCTCATCATCTTCAACAGCACCAACCGCCTCTTCCAGTACGCCAGCACCGACATGGACAAGGTGCTGCTCAAGTACACGGAGTACAGCGAGCCCCACGAGAGCCGCACCAATTCCGACATCCTCGAG ACGCTGAAGCGcaaggggctggggctggaaagCCACGAGCTGGAGCTGGACGAGGGGTCGGATCCTGGGGAGAAGGCGCGAAGGCTGAGCGAGGGCATGGACCTGTCGGTGGCACGGCCCAGGTTTTAC agcccggcgccgccgcccgaAGCAGCCTACGGCAgctccccgccggccgccgACGCGTCCTTGGGCAGCACCAGCGGCTCCCCGCAGGGCCAGGGCCGCCCTCCCGCCTTCAAGCCGGCAGCACCGAAGCCACCGGGACGCTCGCCGGGACCGCTGCCCCAAG GTATCGGCTACCCCCTCTTCCCTGCCGGCACCCTGAACCGAGCCCTGGCCACCAAGACTCCCCCCCCGCTCTACCTGGGGGCAGAGGGCCGGCGCGGCGAAGCCCACGGCGGCTTGGCGAGCGGCCGGAGCGGCGGCAGCACGGCG CGGCCGCTGTACCCCACTCTGCAGACCCTGAGCCCCGTGCTCACCCCGGGCAGCTCCGGCGTCCCAAGCCACGGCCTCACCGGCTTCCCCTTCCTCGCCCCAGCCCAAGCAG AGTTTGGGGCTGGCGAGACCCCGCTGCCCCCCGGCTTCCTGCAGCCCGGCCCCACGGCGTGGCAGCACCCACGGGACATGGCAGCGCTGGG GGTCAGCAGCCGGATGGTGTCCACCGAAGAGCCGgccccagcccccagcacctcccCGCAGCACCAAGCCATCAGCATCAAGTCGGAGCGGGTctccccggggctgggctgTCCCTCgggcaccccccagccccccttGGCCAGCCTGGCCTCCCTGAGCGAAGCATCCCGAGGCTCCGGAGACCTCCAGCCACGGGATGACTATGCCAAGGGGTACCCCTACCCCCTGGGCCCCCCCCGGCCGCTGGCGGAGGAGCAGCGGGCCCCCATCCCCACACGGCGGGCGCAGGCCATGGACGCTTGGCAGAGATAG
- the MEF2B gene encoding myocyte-specific enhancer factor 2B isoform X1: MGRKKIQISRILDQRNRQVTFTKRKFGLMKKAYELSVLCDCEIALIIFNSTNRLFQYASTDMDKVLLKYTEYSEPHESRTNSDILETLKRKGLGLESHELELDEGSDPGEKARRLSEGMDLSVARPRFYSPAPPPEAAYGSSPPAADASLGSTSGSPQGQGRPPAFKPAAPKPPGRSPGPLPQGIGYPLFPAGTLNRALATKTPPPLYLGAEGRRGEAHGGLASGRSGGSTARPLYPTLQTLSPVLTPGSSGVPSHGLTGFPFLAPAQAAEFGAGETPLPPGFLQPGPTAWQHPRDMAALGVSSRMVSTEEPAPAPSTSPQHQAISIKSERVSPGLGCPSGTPQPPLASLASLSEASRGSGDLQPRDDYAKGYPYPLGPPRPLAEEQRAPIPTRRAQAMDAWQR, encoded by the exons ATGGGCcggaaaaaaatacagatcagCCGAATACTGGATCAGCGGAACCGGCAG gtgACCTTCACCAAGCGGAAATTCGGGCTGATGAAGAAGGCGTACGAGCTGAGCGTCCTGTGCGACTGCGAGATCGCCCTCATCATCTTCAACAGCACCAACCGCCTCTTCCAGTACGCCAGCACCGACATGGACAAGGTGCTGCTCAAGTACACGGAGTACAGCGAGCCCCACGAGAGCCGCACCAATTCCGACATCCTCGAG ACGCTGAAGCGcaaggggctggggctggaaagCCACGAGCTGGAGCTGGACGAGGGGTCGGATCCTGGGGAGAAGGCGCGAAGGCTGAGCGAGGGCATGGACCTGTCGGTGGCACGGCCCAGGTTTTAC agcccggcgccgccgcccgaAGCAGCCTACGGCAgctccccgccggccgccgACGCGTCCTTGGGCAGCACCAGCGGCTCCCCGCAGGGCCAGGGCCGCCCTCCCGCCTTCAAGCCGGCAGCACCGAAGCCACCGGGACGCTCGCCGGGACCGCTGCCCCAAG GTATCGGCTACCCCCTCTTCCCTGCCGGCACCCTGAACCGAGCCCTGGCCACCAAGACTCCCCCCCCGCTCTACCTGGGGGCAGAGGGCCGGCGCGGCGAAGCCCACGGCGGCTTGGCGAGCGGCCGGAGCGGCGGCAGCACGGCG CGGCCGCTGTACCCCACTCTGCAGACCCTGAGCCCCGTGCTCACCCCGGGCAGCTCCGGCGTCCCAAGCCACGGCCTCACCGGCTTCCCCTTCCTCGCCCCAGCCCAAGCAG CAGAGTTTGGGGCTGGCGAGACCCCGCTGCCCCCCGGCTTCCTGCAGCCCGGCCCCACGGCGTGGCAGCACCCACGGGACATGGCAGCGCTGGG GGTCAGCAGCCGGATGGTGTCCACCGAAGAGCCGgccccagcccccagcacctcccCGCAGCACCAAGCCATCAGCATCAAGTCGGAGCGGGTctccccggggctgggctgTCCCTCgggcaccccccagccccccttGGCCAGCCTGGCCTCCCTGAGCGAAGCATCCCGAGGCTCCGGAGACCTCCAGCCACGGGATGACTATGCCAAGGGGTACCCCTACCCCCTGGGCCCCCCCCGGCCGCTGGCGGAGGAGCAGCGGGCCCCCATCCCCACACGGCGGGCGCAGGCCATGGACGCTTGGCAGAGATAG
- the MEF2B gene encoding myocyte-specific enhancer factor 2B isoform X3, with amino-acid sequence MGRKKIQISRILDQRNRQVTFTKRKFGLMKKAYELSVLCDCEIALIIFNSTNRLFQYASTDMDKVLLKYTEYSEPHESRTNSDILETLKRKGLGLESHELELDEGSDPGEKARRLSEGMDLSVARPRFYSPAPPPEAAYGSSPPAADASLGSTSGSPQGQGRPPAFKPAAPKPPGRSPGPLPQGIGYPLFPAGTLNRALATKTPPPLYLGAEGRRGEAHGGLASGRSGGSTATLSPVLTPGSSGVPSHGLTGFPFLAPAQAAEFGAGETPLPPGFLQPGPTAWQHPRDMAALGVSSRMVSTEEPAPAPSTSPQHQAISIKSERVSPGLGCPSGTPQPPLASLASLSEASRGSGDLQPRDDYAKGYPYPLGPPRPLAEEQRAPIPTRRAQAMDAWQR; translated from the exons ATGGGCcggaaaaaaatacagatcagCCGAATACTGGATCAGCGGAACCGGCAG gtgACCTTCACCAAGCGGAAATTCGGGCTGATGAAGAAGGCGTACGAGCTGAGCGTCCTGTGCGACTGCGAGATCGCCCTCATCATCTTCAACAGCACCAACCGCCTCTTCCAGTACGCCAGCACCGACATGGACAAGGTGCTGCTCAAGTACACGGAGTACAGCGAGCCCCACGAGAGCCGCACCAATTCCGACATCCTCGAG ACGCTGAAGCGcaaggggctggggctggaaagCCACGAGCTGGAGCTGGACGAGGGGTCGGATCCTGGGGAGAAGGCGCGAAGGCTGAGCGAGGGCATGGACCTGTCGGTGGCACGGCCCAGGTTTTAC agcccggcgccgccgcccgaAGCAGCCTACGGCAgctccccgccggccgccgACGCGTCCTTGGGCAGCACCAGCGGCTCCCCGCAGGGCCAGGGCCGCCCTCCCGCCTTCAAGCCGGCAGCACCGAAGCCACCGGGACGCTCGCCGGGACCGCTGCCCCAAG GTATCGGCTACCCCCTCTTCCCTGCCGGCACCCTGAACCGAGCCCTGGCCACCAAGACTCCCCCCCCGCTCTACCTGGGGGCAGAGGGCCGGCGCGGCGAAGCCCACGGCGGCTTGGCGAGCGGCCGGAGCGGCGGCAGCACGGCG ACCCTGAGCCCCGTGCTCACCCCGGGCAGCTCCGGCGTCCCAAGCCACGGCCTCACCGGCTTCCCCTTCCTCGCCCCAGCCCAAGCAG CAGAGTTTGGGGCTGGCGAGACCCCGCTGCCCCCCGGCTTCCTGCAGCCCGGCCCCACGGCGTGGCAGCACCCACGGGACATGGCAGCGCTGGG GGTCAGCAGCCGGATGGTGTCCACCGAAGAGCCGgccccagcccccagcacctcccCGCAGCACCAAGCCATCAGCATCAAGTCGGAGCGGGTctccccggggctgggctgTCCCTCgggcaccccccagccccccttGGCCAGCCTGGCCTCCCTGAGCGAAGCATCCCGAGGCTCCGGAGACCTCCAGCCACGGGATGACTATGCCAAGGGGTACCCCTACCCCCTGGGCCCCCCCCGGCCGCTGGCGGAGGAGCAGCGGGCCCCCATCCCCACACGGCGGGCGCAGGCCATGGACGCTTGGCAGAGATAG
- the MEF2B gene encoding myocyte-specific enhancer factor 2B isoform X4 has translation MGRKKIQISRILDQRNRQVTFTKRKFGLMKKAYELSVLCDCEIALIIFNSTNRLFQYASTDMDKVLLKYTEYSEPHESRTNSDILETLKRKGLGLESHELELDEGSDPGEKARRLSEGMDLSVARPRFYSPAPPPEAAYGSSPPAADASLGSTSGSPQGQGRPPAFKPAAPKPPGRSPGPLPQGIGYPLFPAGTLNRALATKTPPPLYLGAEGRRGEAHGGLASGRSGGSTATLSPVLTPGSSGVPSHGLTGFPFLAPAQAEFGAGETPLPPGFLQPGPTAWQHPRDMAALGVSSRMVSTEEPAPAPSTSPQHQAISIKSERVSPGLGCPSGTPQPPLASLASLSEASRGSGDLQPRDDYAKGYPYPLGPPRPLAEEQRAPIPTRRAQAMDAWQR, from the exons ATGGGCcggaaaaaaatacagatcagCCGAATACTGGATCAGCGGAACCGGCAG gtgACCTTCACCAAGCGGAAATTCGGGCTGATGAAGAAGGCGTACGAGCTGAGCGTCCTGTGCGACTGCGAGATCGCCCTCATCATCTTCAACAGCACCAACCGCCTCTTCCAGTACGCCAGCACCGACATGGACAAGGTGCTGCTCAAGTACACGGAGTACAGCGAGCCCCACGAGAGCCGCACCAATTCCGACATCCTCGAG ACGCTGAAGCGcaaggggctggggctggaaagCCACGAGCTGGAGCTGGACGAGGGGTCGGATCCTGGGGAGAAGGCGCGAAGGCTGAGCGAGGGCATGGACCTGTCGGTGGCACGGCCCAGGTTTTAC agcccggcgccgccgcccgaAGCAGCCTACGGCAgctccccgccggccgccgACGCGTCCTTGGGCAGCACCAGCGGCTCCCCGCAGGGCCAGGGCCGCCCTCCCGCCTTCAAGCCGGCAGCACCGAAGCCACCGGGACGCTCGCCGGGACCGCTGCCCCAAG GTATCGGCTACCCCCTCTTCCCTGCCGGCACCCTGAACCGAGCCCTGGCCACCAAGACTCCCCCCCCGCTCTACCTGGGGGCAGAGGGCCGGCGCGGCGAAGCCCACGGCGGCTTGGCGAGCGGCCGGAGCGGCGGCAGCACGGCG ACCCTGAGCCCCGTGCTCACCCCGGGCAGCTCCGGCGTCCCAAGCCACGGCCTCACCGGCTTCCCCTTCCTCGCCCCAGCCCAAGCAG AGTTTGGGGCTGGCGAGACCCCGCTGCCCCCCGGCTTCCTGCAGCCCGGCCCCACGGCGTGGCAGCACCCACGGGACATGGCAGCGCTGGG GGTCAGCAGCCGGATGGTGTCCACCGAAGAGCCGgccccagcccccagcacctcccCGCAGCACCAAGCCATCAGCATCAAGTCGGAGCGGGTctccccggggctgggctgTCCCTCgggcaccccccagccccccttGGCCAGCCTGGCCTCCCTGAGCGAAGCATCCCGAGGCTCCGGAGACCTCCAGCCACGGGATGACTATGCCAAGGGGTACCCCTACCCCCTGGGCCCCCCCCGGCCGCTGGCGGAGGAGCAGCGGGCCCCCATCCCCACACGGCGGGCGCAGGCCATGGACGCTTGGCAGAGATAG